The segment GTCGGACTCGACCTGCCCAGTCGTCGCGCTACAGATCTGGCTGAAACTGGCCCGGATCGGCCACGGCCCGCTGTTTCGGCGGGTGCGCGGGCAAGGCAAGGACGTCGGGCCCGATCGCCTGACCGACCAGCAGGTCGCCCGACTGGTCAAACGCGCGGCGCTCGCCGCCGGGGTGCGCGCCGACCTGCCCGAAGGCGAACGAGAGACGAAGTTCGCTGGACATTCGCTGCGCGCCGGCCTCGCCTCCTCGGCCGAGGTCGACGAGCGCTATGTCCAGAAGCAGCTCGGCCACGCCTCCGCCGAGATGACCCGGCGCTATCAGCGCCGCCGGGATCGGTTCCGCGTCAATCTGACCAAGGCGGCAGGCCTCTGAGGCCGCTCTCCGCTGATTAGAACCGATATGCCCAATCGCGCATTCCGATAAACATGGTGCGCCACGGCTGGTCGATAAGTTTGTTCCACGCGTAGCAACAGTGATCGATGATGTCGTTGTAGGATTTGAACACGCGGTTCGAAAGCCAGTTGTCACGAAGGAACTGCCAGACGTTCAAAAGCCAGGATCAACTCGACGTGCAGACTCTACACAGTTCGAGAGAACGGTTAGTCGCCGATTCTTTTGGAGCGTGGATTGGCGGCTTGCCAAGGCTCAGTGTCTTCCAGTCGAAGATGATCTTCATCGGGCCTTCCCCTCTTTATTGCTGTCCAATCAGTCGGCGAGCCCGATCATCACGGACAGCATGTTGTTCAGCGCCAGCATATCGGCGCCTGACAGATGGCCTATCACCGGGCCGCATTTGGCCCGCGGATAGGCCAGAACCTTGTCGACCATGACCTGTGAGACGAGTTTGAGACCGTTCGAGGCCGTCGGCTCGATGGTGAGACGATATAGCGGGGCATCGGCGATCGTGCCGGTGAGCAAGACCACGAGCACGCTGTCCGCCGCATTGAGCACATCGGACTGGATGACGACCGCCGGACGGGGCTTCCCGTAGTCGCCCTGTGCCGAAACCGTGACGAGATCCCCTCTCCTCACGATTCAGGCCATTCAGTCGCGGCGGCAATGAAATCCAGCGCCTCAGATTCCTCGGGCCGGCCGCGCAGCAGCAATCCCTGCCGCCTCGCTTCGGCGGCAAATTCCGGCTTGTGGGGATCAGGCACCCAGATGCGCAGCTGCTTCATGCCGCGATGCTGCTGCTGTTGGCGGTAGCGCTGAAACTTGGTCAGGCCGTCATCGGTATGCTTGGGCCGCGCCATATGAGATCTCCATCAGTTGCGCGCTACTTTACTATAAAGGTTGCGCGCGACCAAACCGTTTGACGCTGGTGACCGCCGATATCGACGAGTTCAGCCGTGTCGACGGCCTGATCGTTGAGAACTGGCTCGACTGAGGCCAAGATATCTCAATCTCCTAGCGTAGATATTTAATTTGCGATATTCAGATATCTCGGAAGGGATATCTGATGCCTCTGTTCATTCGTGATGATGATGTCGACGCCCTTGCGGCGAAGCTGCAGGCGGCCACAAAGTCTAGGACCAAGACCGAGGCTGTGCGGCTCGCGCTCGAGCATGAGCTGCAGCGCGTCCGTGAGAAACAGCCGGCAAGCGAGCGCGCGGCAGCGAGCATTGCCATATCCAGGACAATGGGGCCGGGTGGCGGCTCCTTCGACATGAAAACCTTCACCGACGACATGTGGGGCGACATCTGATGTATATCGATGCCTCCGCGATCGTGGCCATCCTGGGAGAAGAAAATGACGCCGGGGATCTGCTGGCGCGGCTTGATAGCTCCTCGTCCCAGTTACTCGTGTCGCCGCCGACCGTCTATGAGGCGGTGATCAGCCTCGCCCGGAAGAAGGCGGACGAGAATGGCATGAAGGGTAAGCCAGTGCCTGTGCACTTCATCGAAACCTCACAGTCGGCTGTCGCAAAGTTCTTGGAGGATTTCGGCATCAAGGAGATCATGGTTTCAGCCGATATCGGCCGAAAGGCTGTGGATGCCGCCAAATGCTACGGGAAGGTAGTCGGCCACAAGGCGGACCTGAATTTCGGCGACTGCTTCGCCTATGCCGGCGCCAAGGCCTATCACCTGCCCCTGCTCTACAAGGGCAATGATTTCGCCGAAACGGATCTGGCGTAGCGCCGCGGCTTCCGTGGAAGATGAATTCGGCCCTCATCGCGATTTTGGCCTTTGCAGGTTTTTCAGCAGCGCTTCCGACACGCGGAGGCTTGGCGCGGTGCCAACCGAACGTTCAGATCGAGGTCCGCCGGCATTCCCCGCGGTCCTCTGCGCATCGAGTTTCGCCCGCAGCAGCGCCATGACCATCGGCCAGGTCGAGAATTTACCGTCCCTCGCCCTGTCGGTCAGGCTGCGGAGATACCCTCCGGCGCTGTTGATCTGATCCGCCCGCTGGTAGATCGCGGCCAGCGTGATCGCCGCATGCTGTTCACCCATGGCCTCACGTGCTTCGCGCCAGGCGCTGGGACTGATCCCCAGTAGCGGCCGAGCAATCTCCGCCGCCGCCAGGAAGTCACGCCAGTGGCGGATTTCGCCGCCTCGTACCAATTCCAGCAGATTCGGACAGGCATCGAGCACGATTCCCAAGGGCAGCTCACGTTTCGGCAAGCTC is part of the Bradyrhizobium quebecense genome and harbors:
- a CDS encoding type II toxin-antitoxin system PemK/MazF family toxin, giving the protein MRRGDLVTVSAQGDYGKPRPAVVIQSDVLNAADSVLVVLLTGTIADAPLYRLTIEPTASNGLKLVSQVMVDKVLAYPRAKCGPVIGHLSGADMLALNNMLSVMIGLAD
- a CDS encoding antitoxin MazE-like protein, producing the protein MARPKHTDDGLTKFQRYRQQQQHRGMKQLRIWVPDPHKPEFAAEARRQGLLLRGRPEESEALDFIAAATEWPES
- a CDS encoding type II toxin-antitoxin system VapB family antitoxin is translated as MPLFIRDDDVDALAAKLQAATKSRTKTEAVRLALEHELQRVREKQPASERAAASIAISRTMGPGGGSFDMKTFTDDMWGDI
- a CDS encoding type II toxin-antitoxin system VapC family toxin; the encoded protein is MYIDASAIVAILGEENDAGDLLARLDSSSSQLLVSPPTVYEAVISLARKKADENGMKGKPVPVHFIETSQSAVAKFLEDFGIKEIMVSADIGRKAVDAAKCYGKVVGHKADLNFGDCFAYAGAKAYHLPLLYKGNDFAETDLA